The following nucleotide sequence is from Halobaculum sp. MBLA0147.
CGATGTCGGAGGAGCTCTCCTCGGTGAGCGCGACGATCGAAGAGATCGCCGCCGAAGCCGACCAGGTCGAGTCCGTGACGACGACCGCCCGCGAGCAGACCGAGAGTGGCCAGTCGTCGGCACGAGAGGCGGCCGACCGGATCCAGACCGTCGAGAGCGCCGCGACGACCGTCTCCGAAGACATCGAAGAGCTGAGTGACCTCGTGGACGACATCGGCGAGGTCGTCACCGTCATCGACGACATCGCCAACCAGACGAACCTCCTCGCGCTGAACGCCAACATCGAGGCGGCCCGGGCAGATACGGGAGGTGATGGCTTTGCCGTCGTCGCAGAGGAAGTCAAATCACTCGCCGAGGAGTCACAGCAGCGAGCGGGCGAGATCGAGTCACAGGTACAGGCGGTCCAACGTGTCACCGACCGTGTCGTCGAGAACCTCGCCGAGACGACCGACCGACTCCGAGAGGGAGTCACCGCCGTCGACCACGTGGTCGAGCAGTTCGACGACATCGCCGCCGCTATCGAAGAGGTCGACAGTGGAATGTCCGAGATCGCGGCGGCCACCGACGACCAAGCGGAGGCGACGGAGTCGGTCACGGCGACCGTCGACGAGATCGCCGAACGAGCGGAGTCGGTGAACGAGTTGATCGAACAGATCGCCGCCGCGAACGGGGAACAGGCGACGAAAATCGACGAACTGAACGAGGCAGTCGAGGCCCTCCGCGAGATCGACTCCGTCTCGGGTGGGGGTGGCGACCCGGACGTGTGAGCGGCCGACCAGGGAGGCACAGTCGAGATTGCCGGAGGGCGACGATACGGCGGACACTGCACGATTACACAGAGCGAAACCACACACCACGACGGGAGACACAGACGATGTACGACAACACACCGACGGAGTACGGCTACGAGATGACCTTCACCGGGTTCATCGAGATCGACGAGATGCGGACGTGGGCGACGACCGTCCGCGACGCACTGGACGGACACGAGAGCGACGAGTGGCACTGTCTTGTCGACATGCGCGACCTCGACGCGATGTCGCCGAAAGCGAAAGACGTGATGACCGAAGTGAAGACCGAGTGCCACCGTGAGGGACTCGACCGCGTCGCGACGGTCGTGTCGGACACGACCACACGACTCCAGTTCCAACAGATGTCACGCGGGACTGGGGCCGTCGCGGAACGGTACGTCGCCGCCGACCAGCACGAGACCCCACTCGGCGTCGCACGAGCCTGGGTGCGAGACGGTGTCCGTCCGGAGGGGTCGGCGTGACTCACGAGATCACCGAGACGGAGTACGGGCTCCGGTTCACACACGACGGCCGACCGACCGCCGCTGATCTCGAAACGTTCTGTACCGACGCGCGACGGGCCGTCGACGACCAACCTGGCGCCTTCGGCGTGCTCTCCGACCAACGGGAACTCGAGGTGTTCCCGCGCGACGCCACCGACGAACTCGGTCAGCTGATGAAACACGCGAAACAGTCGGGACTGACACGGAGTGTCGCGCTCGTCGGGAGTGTGACATCGCAACTGCAGATCGACAGACTCGTCGAACAGTCTCGCGGCGGTGATCACTCCGTCGTCGTCCAAGCCGGCGAACACGACGATCCGGTCCACGTCGCTCGTCGCTGGATCGAAGACGGCGTCGAACCACCGGACTGACGCGACGGTGTCACGGCTCGGGGGGCACTGTTCAGATTAGGATTGGAGGACGAGGCGTGGCGTTTTCCGAGTGGTCTATGCTCGAAAACACACGCCTCAGTGGATGTCTCGACCAGATCGCCGTAGCGTTTGTGGAGCGAGAAGCGACACCACGGCTGCTGATGAAACTCGGTATTCAGCTGTATCTTACTGGTAACTAACTCCCGAATACTGTTCAGTTTCTCGATGTGTTTGGTGTCGACCGTGTTCGATCCACCGTTCACAACTGGGTTCACAAGGCCGATCTACAGCCCAGATCGGGACAGGCCCCGGATCACGTCGCGGTCGACGAGACCGTGATCCAACTCGACGACGAGCACTACTGGCTGTACGCTGCTGTCGACCCCGACTCGAACGGATTGCTCCACACGAAGCTCGAGCCGACGAGAACCAACGCGTTCGCCGTGAAGTTCTTCGCAGAACACCGTGAGAAACACGATGTCGACGACACGGTGTTTCTCGTCGACGGCGCACCACAACTTCACGAAGCGTGCAATCGCCACGGCCTCGGTCTCCGGTATGTCCGCACCGGTAATCACAACAGCGTCGAATCTTTCCTTCGAGAAGTCAAACGCAGAACCTATCAGCTCCCCCTATTGCTTTAGCAACGCCGTTAGAGAGACAGCCGACGCGTGGTTACGTTGCTTCGCTTTTGCATGGAACCGGCTTATCTGAACACCGCCGTGAATCCACCGCACGGGAGACCGAAGTATCGGTCGATCCGTGCCCGCTACTCCACTGTCCGACGAGCCGTCGCAGTTCGACGAACTGGACGAGGCAGTCGAGGCCCTCCGCGAGATCGACTCCGTCTCGGGTGGGGGTGACGACCCAGACGTGTGAGCGGCCGACCAGAGAGGGACAGTCGAGATTGCCGGAGGGCGACGACACGGCAGACCCTACACGATCACACAGAGCGAGACCACACACCACGACGGGAGGCACAGACGATGTACGACAACACACAGACAGAGTACGGGTAGGACATGACTTTCACGAATCCGTTTCGCTCTCGTCGTCACTGTCGGGGTGGAACAGATCTTCGATTCGACAGTCGAAGAAGGCGGCGAGTTCGAACGCCAGTTCCAGTGACGGGTCGTACCGGCCACGCTCGATACTGTTGATCGTCTGTCGTGTGACACCGACCGCCGAGGCGAGGTCACTCTGTGTCAACTCGCGCTGCTCGCGGCGTTCGCGGAGGTCGTTGTTCATACTTTCCGGGCTACCGCACACTGTCGATCGCTGTACACCACACCAGATCCGAGCGGAGTGAACGGTCGAGCGTCAGTCACAGGTGGATCACAGCAGGCTACTCACACGTCAGTCGTCGACTCGTACATCAGTGACCCGACTTGGAGGAAGGCGAGCGCGGCGACGAACAGCGCCACGGGCGTCAGCCACCGCGGCCACGCGATCACGTCGAGCGCCCACAGGGCTGTCAGCGTCGGGAAGACGACCGCCGAAGAGATGCCGACGACTCCGAGAGTGCGCTTGCTCGCGGCAGCCTGTCTCGCCTCGTCACGCTCGTCGAACAGCGGGCCCTCGTACCTGCGGAACAGTGCGAGCGACGCCACGCCGCAGACGACGAACCCCGCGACTCCCGCCAGCGGGTGGCCGAGGGTGGTGCCGACCGCGAGCGTGACGCCGGAACAGACCCAGAGTCCGACGAACAGCTGCCTGTACAGTGACTCCGTGTCGCGGCCGTGCGTGTCTGTTGCCATGTTGTGTCTCGGTGGGTGTCGGACTCTCCCGTGCCGCGTGGTGCTGTCCCGGTGGAGAGTCCTACGTAGTCGTTTGTACCGTCGGTCACGCACGCTTGAAACTGTGACGGCAACGGACCTGCCGACTAGCAACGCGTTCGATACCGTCGAGGAGATAGATCCTGTCGGATCGTTGCACTTCCGATCGTGACTCTGACCGTCGGCACCGTCTTCGTTCCCGAACCGTGGCAGTACCTGCTCGGTCTCTCTCCTGCTGTTCGGTGGAGCCGGCCAGTTGGCAATCGCGTACTCCCGCCCGGTCGTGCGTCGACTTCTCAGGGTTTCACACCCGTCCGATCAGTAGTCGCGCTCTGTCTGCAGGTGGACGAAGTAGTTGAACGTGTCCGCGGCAGTCGGGTCGGTCACTTCGACCACGTCTTCGCGGGCTGCCACAGACGCTCTGTCGGCGTCGGACGCGAGGAACCCACGTCGGCCGCTGTCGGTGTCGAACAGTCGGCCGTCGGTGACGACCTCCTCGGGGGTCTCGACACGTCGTGTGTCGTCGGCGACGACGACCGGCGGAACGGACGCACGCAGCGTCTCTGGCGACCCGTCGGCCAGCAGGCCGTTCTCACCGACGAAGACGAGGCGGTCGGCCACACGCAGGTCACGCGGAGCGTGGCTGGTCGCCACCACGGTCCTCCCCGCGGCGGCGAGTTCGTCGAGTATCGCGTGGAAGCGCTCGACGGCACCGGGATCGAGCGCCGCGGTCGGCTCGTCGAGCACGTACAGCGGCACGTCGACGGACAGTGTCACGGCTAGTTCGAGTTTTCGCGTCATGCCCCCGGAGTAGTCGCCGACACGCCGGTCGAGAGCCGCCTCGTCGAGAGCCAGCCTGTCGGCGACCTCGGTCCAGCGGTCCGTCGCGGCCGGGTGGAGGCGCGTGTAGAACGCGGCGTTCTCTCGCCCCGAGAGCTCGTCGACC
It contains:
- a CDS encoding methyl-accepting chemotaxis protein, producing MDGVDDTERRLITDGGVERSSDAPGVVDSTARENGNDSRDVTEATAVDDEIPADETGDDPTTRVDGELVAREDLEAELDEIEQRHLRPIGATTEVVEESSTRACDTVAEQTDRTVAMSEELSSVSATIEEIAAEADQVESVTTTAREQTESGQSSAREAADRIQTVESAATTVSEDIEELSDLVDDIGEVVTVIDDIANQTNLLALNANIEAARADTGGDGFAVVAEEVKSLAEESQQRAGEIESQVQAVQRVTDRVVENLAETTDRLREGVTAVDHVVEQFDDIAAAIEEVDSGMSEIAAATDDQAEATESVTATVDEIAERAESVNELIEQIAAANGEQATKIDELNEAVEALREIDSVSGGGGDPDV
- a CDS encoding ABC transporter ATP-binding protein, whose product is MSENPAAVDGSSGGTGANSGGAGDTGGPGEGSGDTGGPGERSGDAGGPGEVIVEATGLTKQFDGSDPVVENVDLTIHEGETTMLVGPNGAGKTVLLCCLAGGLEPSAGTVEVFGRPPREAQSQFVFTLQDGLAVDELSGRENAAFYTRLHPAATDRWTEVADRLALDEAALDRRVGDYSGGMTRKLELAVTLSVDVPLYVLDEPTAALDPGAVERFHAILDELAAAGRTVVATSHAPRDLRVADRLVFVGENGLLADGSPETLRASVPPVVVADDTRRVETPEEVVTDGRLFDTDSGRRGFLASDADRASVAAREDVVEVTDPTAADTFNYFVHLQTERDY
- a CDS encoding helix-turn-helix transcriptional regulator, which gives rise to MNNDLRERREQRELTQSDLASAVGVTRQTINSIERGRYDPSLELAFELAAFFDCRIEDLFHPDSDDESETDS